One genomic region from Bactrocera tryoni isolate S06 chromosome 3, CSIRO_BtryS06_freeze2, whole genome shotgun sequence encodes:
- the LOC120771778 gene encoding integrin alpha-PS3-like isoform X1, whose protein sequence is MQNQSERVEMSTQQQHNKSNMHRRVPSQQPFTYIALLCSILALIWPADGFNFAKQPNIAVPAPQHLKFFQPQTRSSYFGYTLVMRPTSIIVGAPRAQSTLPAQRNVNETGAIYRCSLSPTSTCNPYVIDDKGNFTVERPDSYTYDSEARNNQWLGGAMDGGTKDTDKLLICAPRFLSPTISDYIMNGVCYWVADTLDDNPKNVQRISPLRLKSDQMRQINGHRIYYYMLAEEGLSAHVTDNNEEFVIGAPGINTWRGSTIHCRKRFEEDPTLSRRDTSSLSRKRVIRDLEFSGQYTLDTGELQNDSYFGYAVGSGYFDSNDETELFYVASAPQANLQSGEAYLYKYSEDSLLKLKRIYVFRGEKFGEYFGYSLITEDLNGDGLTDVVISAPQYSSTNYFDNGAIYVFLNKGNFNFERKLIISPVQGKARFGTTLSRLGDINHDGFNDIAVGAPFTGNGAVFVYLGSSSGLREEHSQRLDAPESVSSKYGEHMFGHGLSKGVDIDRNGFNDFAIGAPNAEAVFVYRAYPVVKIHATVKSATREIKTDQNSFKITACYKISTTSTQLTGQDLAIRIVVDSQVKRAKFIQTRTNEISFNVSAGLQEQCRTFDCEVYTNVADIFKPIELDMHYELINGVPKTEAFCDKCAAVDPAEPSIYREKIIFSTGCSSDICVADLEVKSRDLNHTYILGSSRTLSVTYDITNHGETAYLPQISFTSSNHMPFAKIPGTCRPKENDYLECDLKSNDVSMAKGATTSFTVTFDVSSISGKAMVLTAKVFSTGKEANDANNVATDVVTLGEFTEIDVVGTPKTKHINLEEVSNTSQIINNYEIKSMGPSTVGTIDVVFYIPVAYKVPGTTNTIQIVEKDRINMQGVSDAQTVVIDYFENNTQLVMNAIESTSSTHSTTSINSNIQIYKEKQISTTYDSMGLYDMPVESENYYIDDSSKFSQMSIRRKREVAANTATKAQYERIVKSHELLSEDLKGKLPVNRTIVFNCHDPEMTVCVRAVIRLHTFKPENPLTVSMKYQVDLREINQILIEPWEYFVILIDVDVKKLGDLHQNTLAIRKSIDYNIVSKHQLYGTPIWVYILAVLGGLLLLAAMTYAMYKLGFFKRAKKEQMDALVHQGSTQPAQDVEPEAENLNTERN, encoded by the exons CATAATTGTTGGTGCGCCACGCGCTCAGTCCACACTACCGGCGCAGCGAAATGTCAATGAAACTGGTGCCATATATCGGTGTTCGCTGTCACCGACTTCCACATGCAATCCATATGTCATAGATGACAAAGGCAACTTCACAGTCGAGCGACCTGACTCGTACACCTACGATAGCGAGGCGCGCAACAATCAGTGGCTAGGCGGCGCCATGGACGGCGGCACAAAGGATACCGATAAACTGCTTATATGCGCACCACGTTTTCTATCGCCAACCATTAGTGATTATATAATGAATGGCGTGTGCTACTGGGTTGCCGATACGCTGGACGATAATCCTAAAAATGTGCAAAGAATTTCACCTTTAAGACTCAAGTCGGATCAAATGAGACAAATTAATGGTCATCGAATTTACTATTATATGCTTGCCGAGGAGGGTTTGAGTGCGCACGTCACAGATAATAATGAGGAGTTCGTCATTGGTGCGCCTGGCATAAATACGTGGCGTGGTTCGACGATACATTGTCGCAAGCGGTTCGAAGAGGATCCCACACTAAGTCGACGTGATACAAGCAGTCTGTCCAGAAAGCGTGTAATACGAGATCTTGAATTTTCCGGCCAATATACGTTGGATACTGGGGAATTACAAAATGATTCGTATTTCGGTTATGCTGTGGGTTCGGGTTACTTTGATAGCAACGACGAAACTGAGCTGTTTTATGTAGCTTCAGCGCCGCAAGCCAACCTGCAGTCAGGCGAG GCCTATTTGTATAAATACTCTGAAGACAGTCTGCTCAAATTGAAGCGTATCTATGTGTTTCGTGGTGAGAAGTTTGGTGAATATTTCGGTTACTCACTGATTACTGAGGATCTTAATGGTGATGGACTTACCGATGTGGTAATCTCAGCGCCACAATACTCGTCAACGAACTACTTCGATAACGGTGCCATCTATGTGTTTCTGAACAAGGGAAAT TTCAATTTCGAAAGAAAACTTATCATATCGCCGGTGCAAGGCAAGGCACGTTTCGGTACGACCCTCAGCCGCTTGGGTGATATCAATCATGATGGCTTCAATG ATATCGCAGTTGGTGCACCATTCACCGGTAATGGCGCAGTCTTTGTCTATCTCGGCAGCAGTAGCGGTTTACGCGAAGAGCACAGCCAACGTCTGGATGCGCCAGAGTCGGTGAGCAGCAAATATGGTGAGCACATGTTCGGCCACGGTCTCTCCAAGGGCGTCGATATCGATCGCAACGGCTTCAATGATTTTGCCATCGGTGCACCGAATGCCGAAGCGGTTTTCGTCTATCGTGCCTATCCAGTTGTTAAGATACACGCTACTGTCAAGTCGGCAACTCGTGAAATTAAAACCGAtcaaaattcattcaaaatcACGGCCTGCTATAAAATCAGCACCACATCCACACAGTTGACCGGCCAGGACTTGGCCATACGCATTGTCGTAGATTCGCAAGTCAAGCGCGCCAAGTTCATACAGACGCGCACGAATGAGATCAGTTTTAATGTTTCGGCGGGCTTGCAGGAACAATGTCGTACGTTCGACTGTGAAGTATACACGAATGTGGCGGATATATTCAAGCCGATCGAGTTGGATATGCATTACGAACTAATTAATGGTGTGCCGAAAACGGAAG CTTTCTGCGATAAATGTGCCGCCGTTGATCCCGCCGAACCGTCTATATATCGAGAAAAAATTATCTTTAGCACTGGCTGCAGCTCTGACATTTGTGTAGCCGACCTGGAAGTTAAGAGTCGGGACTTGAA TCACACTTACATACTCGGCAGTAGTCGTACGCTTTCCGTTACCTATGACATAACGAATCACGGTGAGACCGCTTATCTACCTCAAATCAGTTTCACTTCATCGAATCACATGCCATTCGCGAAGATACCAGGAACCTGCCGTCCCAAAGAAAATGACTACTTAGAATGTGATTTGAAGAGTAATGATGTGTCGATGGCAAAAGGCGCCACAACTTCATTTACCGTTACTTTCGATGTGTCGAGTATATCGGGCAAAGCAATGGTATTGACGGCGAAAGTCTTCAGTACCGGGAAAGAGGCGAATGATGCCAATAATGTTGCGACCGATGTTGTAACACTGGGTGAATTCACGGAAATCGATGTTGTTGG TACACCCAAAACAAAACACATCAATCTGGAAGAAGTGAGCAATACCTCGCAAATAATCAATAATTATGAG ATAAAAAGCATGGGACCCAGCACAGTCGGTACTATAGATGTTGTTTTCTATATACCAGTAGCATATAAGGTGCCCGGTACTACGAACACCATACAAATAGTGGAGAAGGATAGAATAAATATGCAGGGCGTGAGTGACGCACAAACCGTTGTCAtcgattattttgaaaacaatacaCAGCTTGTGATGAATGCGATTGAAAGCACGTCCAGCACACACAGCACGACGAGTATCAActcaaacatacaaatatacaaagaGAAACAGATCAGTACAACGTACGACTCAATGGGGCTCTATGATATGCCAGTCGAAAGCGAGAATT ATTATATCGATGACAGCAGCAAGTTCTCGCAAATGTCTATACGACGTAAACGTGAAGTTGCCGCCAACACGGCCACCAAAGCGCAGTATGAGCGCATCGTCAAGTCGCACGAACTGTTGAGTGAGGATCTCAAAGGTAAGCTGCCCGTGAATCGTACGATAGTCTTCAACTGCCATGATCCGGAGATGACAGTTTGTGTGCGCGCCGTCATACGTTTACATACTTTCAAGCCGGAAAACCCGCTTACCGTTAGCATGAAATATCAGGTCGATCTGCGAGAGATCAATCAAATTCTGATTGAACCATGGGAATATTTCGTTATACTCATCGACGTAGATGTAAAAAAACTCGGCGACTTGCATCAAAATACGCTGGCGATACGTAAGAGCATAGATTATAATATTGTGTCGAAACATCAGCTCTATGGCACACCAATCTGGGTCTATATATTAGCTGTATTGGGTGGACTGTTGTTATTGGCAGCAATGACATACGCCATGTATAAG CTCGGTTTCTTCAAGCGCGCCAAGAAAGAACAAATGGATGCCTTGGTGCATCAAGGTTCAACGCAACCGGCACAAGATGTGGAGCCAGAGGCGGAAAATCTTAACACCGAAAGGAACTAA
- the LOC120771778 gene encoding integrin alpha-PS3-like isoform X2, producing the protein MAHKSHSHMLVLSLVFLTLFHRLVAYNLSPKPNIIVKDPQFATGLPKVESSYFGFTINLRPLGIIVGAPRAQSTLPAQRNVNETGAIYRCSLSPTSTCNPYVIDDKGNFTVERPDSYTYDSEARNNQWLGGAMDGGTKDTDKLLICAPRFLSPTISDYIMNGVCYWVADTLDDNPKNVQRISPLRLKSDQMRQINGHRIYYYMLAEEGLSAHVTDNNEEFVIGAPGINTWRGSTIHCRKRFEEDPTLSRRDTSSLSRKRVIRDLEFSGQYTLDTGELQNDSYFGYAVGSGYFDSNDETELFYVASAPQANLQSGEAYLYKYSEDSLLKLKRIYVFRGEKFGEYFGYSLITEDLNGDGLTDVVISAPQYSSTNYFDNGAIYVFLNKGNFNFERKLIISPVQGKARFGTTLSRLGDINHDGFNDIAVGAPFTGNGAVFVYLGSSSGLREEHSQRLDAPESVSSKYGEHMFGHGLSKGVDIDRNGFNDFAIGAPNAEAVFVYRAYPVVKIHATVKSATREIKTDQNSFKITACYKISTTSTQLTGQDLAIRIVVDSQVKRAKFIQTRTNEISFNVSAGLQEQCRTFDCEVYTNVADIFKPIELDMHYELINGVPKTEAFCDKCAAVDPAEPSIYREKIIFSTGCSSDICVADLEVKSRDLNHTYILGSSRTLSVTYDITNHGETAYLPQISFTSSNHMPFAKIPGTCRPKENDYLECDLKSNDVSMAKGATTSFTVTFDVSSISGKAMVLTAKVFSTGKEANDANNVATDVVTLGEFTEIDVVGTPKTKHINLEEVSNTSQIINNYEIKSMGPSTVGTIDVVFYIPVAYKVPGTTNTIQIVEKDRINMQGVSDAQTVVIDYFENNTQLVMNAIESTSSTHSTTSINSNIQIYKEKQISTTYDSMGLYDMPVESENYYIDDSSKFSQMSIRRKREVAANTATKAQYERIVKSHELLSEDLKGKLPVNRTIVFNCHDPEMTVCVRAVIRLHTFKPENPLTVSMKYQVDLREINQILIEPWEYFVILIDVDVKKLGDLHQNTLAIRKSIDYNIVSKHQLYGTPIWVYILAVLGGLLLLAAMTYAMYKLGFFKRAKKEQMDALVHQGSTQPAQDVEPEAENLNTERN; encoded by the exons atggcgCATAAGAGCCACTCACACATGTTAGTGCTTTCGCTGGTGTTTTTAACGCTGTTCCACCGATTGGTGGCATATAATTTGTCACCCAAACCGAATATAATTGTTAAAGATCCACAGTTTGCCACCGGCTTGCCAAAAGTCGAGTCTTCTTACTTTGGTTTTACCATCAACTTGCGTCCGTTGGG CATAATTGTTGGTGCGCCACGCGCTCAGTCCACACTACCGGCGCAGCGAAATGTCAATGAAACTGGTGCCATATATCGGTGTTCGCTGTCACCGACTTCCACATGCAATCCATATGTCATAGATGACAAAGGCAACTTCACAGTCGAGCGACCTGACTCGTACACCTACGATAGCGAGGCGCGCAACAATCAGTGGCTAGGCGGCGCCATGGACGGCGGCACAAAGGATACCGATAAACTGCTTATATGCGCACCACGTTTTCTATCGCCAACCATTAGTGATTATATAATGAATGGCGTGTGCTACTGGGTTGCCGATACGCTGGACGATAATCCTAAAAATGTGCAAAGAATTTCACCTTTAAGACTCAAGTCGGATCAAATGAGACAAATTAATGGTCATCGAATTTACTATTATATGCTTGCCGAGGAGGGTTTGAGTGCGCACGTCACAGATAATAATGAGGAGTTCGTCATTGGTGCGCCTGGCATAAATACGTGGCGTGGTTCGACGATACATTGTCGCAAGCGGTTCGAAGAGGATCCCACACTAAGTCGACGTGATACAAGCAGTCTGTCCAGAAAGCGTGTAATACGAGATCTTGAATTTTCCGGCCAATATACGTTGGATACTGGGGAATTACAAAATGATTCGTATTTCGGTTATGCTGTGGGTTCGGGTTACTTTGATAGCAACGACGAAACTGAGCTGTTTTATGTAGCTTCAGCGCCGCAAGCCAACCTGCAGTCAGGCGAG GCCTATTTGTATAAATACTCTGAAGACAGTCTGCTCAAATTGAAGCGTATCTATGTGTTTCGTGGTGAGAAGTTTGGTGAATATTTCGGTTACTCACTGATTACTGAGGATCTTAATGGTGATGGACTTACCGATGTGGTAATCTCAGCGCCACAATACTCGTCAACGAACTACTTCGATAACGGTGCCATCTATGTGTTTCTGAACAAGGGAAAT TTCAATTTCGAAAGAAAACTTATCATATCGCCGGTGCAAGGCAAGGCACGTTTCGGTACGACCCTCAGCCGCTTGGGTGATATCAATCATGATGGCTTCAATG ATATCGCAGTTGGTGCACCATTCACCGGTAATGGCGCAGTCTTTGTCTATCTCGGCAGCAGTAGCGGTTTACGCGAAGAGCACAGCCAACGTCTGGATGCGCCAGAGTCGGTGAGCAGCAAATATGGTGAGCACATGTTCGGCCACGGTCTCTCCAAGGGCGTCGATATCGATCGCAACGGCTTCAATGATTTTGCCATCGGTGCACCGAATGCCGAAGCGGTTTTCGTCTATCGTGCCTATCCAGTTGTTAAGATACACGCTACTGTCAAGTCGGCAACTCGTGAAATTAAAACCGAtcaaaattcattcaaaatcACGGCCTGCTATAAAATCAGCACCACATCCACACAGTTGACCGGCCAGGACTTGGCCATACGCATTGTCGTAGATTCGCAAGTCAAGCGCGCCAAGTTCATACAGACGCGCACGAATGAGATCAGTTTTAATGTTTCGGCGGGCTTGCAGGAACAATGTCGTACGTTCGACTGTGAAGTATACACGAATGTGGCGGATATATTCAAGCCGATCGAGTTGGATATGCATTACGAACTAATTAATGGTGTGCCGAAAACGGAAG CTTTCTGCGATAAATGTGCCGCCGTTGATCCCGCCGAACCGTCTATATATCGAGAAAAAATTATCTTTAGCACTGGCTGCAGCTCTGACATTTGTGTAGCCGACCTGGAAGTTAAGAGTCGGGACTTGAA TCACACTTACATACTCGGCAGTAGTCGTACGCTTTCCGTTACCTATGACATAACGAATCACGGTGAGACCGCTTATCTACCTCAAATCAGTTTCACTTCATCGAATCACATGCCATTCGCGAAGATACCAGGAACCTGCCGTCCCAAAGAAAATGACTACTTAGAATGTGATTTGAAGAGTAATGATGTGTCGATGGCAAAAGGCGCCACAACTTCATTTACCGTTACTTTCGATGTGTCGAGTATATCGGGCAAAGCAATGGTATTGACGGCGAAAGTCTTCAGTACCGGGAAAGAGGCGAATGATGCCAATAATGTTGCGACCGATGTTGTAACACTGGGTGAATTCACGGAAATCGATGTTGTTGG TACACCCAAAACAAAACACATCAATCTGGAAGAAGTGAGCAATACCTCGCAAATAATCAATAATTATGAG ATAAAAAGCATGGGACCCAGCACAGTCGGTACTATAGATGTTGTTTTCTATATACCAGTAGCATATAAGGTGCCCGGTACTACGAACACCATACAAATAGTGGAGAAGGATAGAATAAATATGCAGGGCGTGAGTGACGCACAAACCGTTGTCAtcgattattttgaaaacaatacaCAGCTTGTGATGAATGCGATTGAAAGCACGTCCAGCACACACAGCACGACGAGTATCAActcaaacatacaaatatacaaagaGAAACAGATCAGTACAACGTACGACTCAATGGGGCTCTATGATATGCCAGTCGAAAGCGAGAATT ATTATATCGATGACAGCAGCAAGTTCTCGCAAATGTCTATACGACGTAAACGTGAAGTTGCCGCCAACACGGCCACCAAAGCGCAGTATGAGCGCATCGTCAAGTCGCACGAACTGTTGAGTGAGGATCTCAAAGGTAAGCTGCCCGTGAATCGTACGATAGTCTTCAACTGCCATGATCCGGAGATGACAGTTTGTGTGCGCGCCGTCATACGTTTACATACTTTCAAGCCGGAAAACCCGCTTACCGTTAGCATGAAATATCAGGTCGATCTGCGAGAGATCAATCAAATTCTGATTGAACCATGGGAATATTTCGTTATACTCATCGACGTAGATGTAAAAAAACTCGGCGACTTGCATCAAAATACGCTGGCGATACGTAAGAGCATAGATTATAATATTGTGTCGAAACATCAGCTCTATGGCACACCAATCTGGGTCTATATATTAGCTGTATTGGGTGGACTGTTGTTATTGGCAGCAATGACATACGCCATGTATAAG CTCGGTTTCTTCAAGCGCGCCAAGAAAGAACAAATGGATGCCTTGGTGCATCAAGGTTCAACGCAACCGGCACAAGATGTGGAGCCAGAGGCGGAAAATCTTAACACCGAAAGGAACTAA